The following nucleotide sequence is from Flavimarina sp. Hel_I_48.
AGTAATGGGCGTACCCTTTTACGGTCGCTGGTGGAAAGGAGCAAAGCCTAAAAACAATGGCCTTTATCAACAAGCTAGTGGGGAGACGGGAGGTTACGATTACAAAATCATTGCAGATAGTTTAAAAACCGGCCAGTGGGCAGCGCGCTGGGACAACACCGCACAGGCGCCCTACTTCTGGCGGGAACAAGATTCCTTATTTATGACTTATGAAAACCCAAAATCCCTAAAACTTAAAGTGGATTATGTGAATAAAAATGATCTGGGCGGGGTTATGTTTTGGGAATTTAACGGAGATAATGGCGAATTGCTAAAGACGATTTATAGCGGCTTTTCAGCTAAGAATTAGTCTTAAAATGTGGTACATAATCCCATTTTAAATACCTCAAGAGAGTTAATCCGTGAGGCTGGCCCTTAATGATAAACAATTTCCAACTCATAACTCGTAGTCTTACCATAAGGTTCTTTATTATCCTCAATCTAAATTTTAATTATTCAATAGTTAATCAGCAGGTTAATCTTCTTGAATGTCGTCCCTCTAATAAACTTTTAGAATTAAATAGCTTAAACACTTGTCAGTATTTAGAATGATTCTATATTTGTTTTTATTTATAGTTAATCTAAATAAATATAATGATTCGTATTCTAATTTTCGTGGCCTTCTGCATTTTAAGTTTTAGTAGCTTTTCCCAAAATGTTGTTCATGGTACAATAACTAATGCTCAAAACGAACCTATACCCTATGCATCAATTATCTTAGAAGGCTCTACTAAGGGAACCATGACGAATACTGATGGTACTTACGAAATTAAAAATCTGGAAAATGCCAACTATACTCTCGTATTTTCAACAGTGGGTTATGCAACAATATCACGGAAAATAAAATTATATGATAACCAAAATTTAGAAGTTTCGGTGCAATTACAAACAGTAACGGAAGGTTTGAACCAGGTTGTGATTACTTCTAATAGAACACGTGAAACGCTGGATGAAGTTCCCTCTTCAGTATCTGTGGTTTCTGCAAAACAGCTTCAAAACCTGTCTCAAATAAGTACTAATTCTGCAGATTTGTTACAGGAAGTTCCTGGTATAGGTCTTAGTACAAATCGCACCAGTAGTACGGGGCAAACGCTTCGAGGACGTAATATGCTCGTTCTTATAGACGGAATACCACAATCTACCCCACTGCGCAGTGGTGGTCGCGATGTAAATACGATAGACCCCAGTACCATAGAACGTATTGAGATCATCAAAGGTGCGACTGCGATTTATGGTAATGGCGCAGATGGCGGGATTGTAAATTATATAACAAAAAAAACAAATGCTGCAAAAAGGTTTGAAAGCATAACAAATCTTGGCGCAGAGGGATCCCTTTCCTCTATAGATCATAGCATTGGCGCCCGCCTCGTACAGACGTTTTCTGGAAATGTAAACAAGTTTGGTTACGTAGTTAGCGGCAGTTTTAGGCAAACGGGTGTCTTCAAAGATGCTGATGGAATAGTAACCTCACCGTATTATGGTCTGGGAGAGACGAACCAGTACAGTTTTTTTAGCAAACTGAACTATCAGTTCACAGACCGTCAGCATATCGAACTTATGTACAATTACTACAGTAGCAATCAAAATAGCAATTATGTTGCTCAGGATGGGGAATATCTTGAGACCCCCACCATCGGCATCTTAGGTAACGACCTGGGTGTTGATCAAGGAAACCGTTACAATCATAACATTCAGCTTACTTATGATTTTGAAAAAATATTCTATCAAACAGATTTCAGGCTTAATCTTTACGAGCAGGATTTTAAAACTGTCTATGGTTTCACCAGTAGTCTCTATGATCCTTCCCTAAAGCTAGATGGGGGACAGTCTATGATCACCTCAACAAAAAAAGGTGCGCGCTTCAATCTGAATACTTCTTATGAATATGGTGAAGTTGAAGGCAATATTTTATACGGAATGGATATTTTAAATGACAAAACAGCGCAGGGACTGGTTGATGGTCGCCCGTGGGTTCCCCAAATGGACATGAAGAATTTTGCGCCCTACGCCCAGTTAAAAACTTTGTATAAAGAACTTGTATTCAAAGCGGGAATCCGTTTTGAAAATATAAATATAGACGTCCCAGATTTCACTACACTTGTACGGTACAGGAATGATTCTGAAGTTCCTACAAGCGGTGGTATTGCGGTAAATGGCGGTAAAATAAAATATGATGCAACAACTTTTAATACTGGTCTACGGTACAATAAATGGTCCTTTTTCAAGCCTTTTTTAAGTTTTTCACAGAGTTTTTCTATTGCAGATCTTGGAAGGACCCTGCGTTCTGCAACAGCAAATACGGTGAGTCAAATAAATTCTGAAGCAGTAATTGCAAATAACTACGAAACTGGTTTTAATAGTAGGTTTGGCAATACGAGAATAAGCAGTGCTTACTTTATAAGTACATCAGATTTTGGCTCGACCTATAGCGAAACTGAAAATGGTGCTTTCGAAATTTTGCGCCAACCAGAGAAAGTCTATGGTTTTGAGGTTACGGTTGATGCAAAATTTGCTTCAAATCTTAATATTGGTGGCTCTGTATCTTACACTGAAGGAAAACTTGATACACAGGACAATGGTAATTACGATACGTATATGAACGGAGACCGAATCCCGCCCATCAAAACCGTAGCATATTTGGCTTATGACTGGGAAAATGTTTTCAATGCCCGTATTTCCTATATCTATTCAGGAAACCGAAATCATTTTTCGGCAAATGAAGACATGGATTATTTGTACGGTCAGGGACCGGTAAACAGTTTCAATTTAGTAAACCTGACCGCAAACTATACCTTAAGCACTAGTACATCCCTTGGTCTGGGTATAGAAAACCTGCTGAATACAGATTATTACAACCTAATTTCTCAATGGGCGGCGCGCGATTCAGATTATATTAAGGCCAATGGAACGCGCTTTAATGT
It contains:
- a CDS encoding TonB-dependent receptor; translation: MIRILIFVAFCILSFSSFSQNVVHGTITNAQNEPIPYASIILEGSTKGTMTNTDGTYEIKNLENANYTLVFSTVGYATISRKIKLYDNQNLEVSVQLQTVTEGLNQVVITSNRTRETLDEVPSSVSVVSAKQLQNLSQISTNSADLLQEVPGIGLSTNRTSSTGQTLRGRNMLVLIDGIPQSTPLRSGGRDVNTIDPSTIERIEIIKGATAIYGNGADGGIVNYITKKTNAAKRFESITNLGAEGSLSSIDHSIGARLVQTFSGNVNKFGYVVSGSFRQTGVFKDADGIVTSPYYGLGETNQYSFFSKLNYQFTDRQHIELMYNYYSSNQNSNYVAQDGEYLETPTIGILGNDLGVDQGNRYNHNIQLTYDFEKIFYQTDFRLNLYEQDFKTVYGFTSSLYDPSLKLDGGQSMITSTKKGARFNLNTSYEYGEVEGNILYGMDILNDKTAQGLVDGRPWVPQMDMKNFAPYAQLKTLYKELVFKAGIRFENINIDVPDFTTLVRYRNDSEVPTSGGIAVNGGKIKYDATTFNTGLRYNKWSFFKPFLSFSQSFSIADLGRTLRSATANTVSQINSEAVIANNYETGFNSRFGNTRISSAYFISTSDFGSTYSETENGAFEILRQPEKVYGFEVTVDAKFASNLNIGGSVSYTEGKLDTQDNGNYDTYMNGDRIPPIKTVAYLAYDWENVFNARISYIYSGNRNHFSANEDMDYLYGQGPVNSFNLVNLTANYTLSTSTSLGLGIENLLNTDYYNLISQWAARDSDYIKANGTRFNVSLTVKL